One Halobacterium sp. DL1 DNA window includes the following coding sequences:
- a CDS encoding histidine kinase produces MSDSGPLTAQRVSELVVANRAIRAPYYSKDHDEGVRFTDLDRGLQWGADAVPALLGLFRVEEDPRDDHPDGWVGFARHWRGATVRLDFDLFAGPDESDPVLVVTAIRGRAGENPIADDEFGEVELPDQVPTEEEWGEREKRYQAARRKDDTDGSVAVQAFTAALPGWKREVAEQFDEIIQDEVPQVRRAVKYHQPFYGVEDQGWFASFSAFSKHVKLSFVCDSYLDPRPPSGTGPNRQALDVEETDALDEEQVASWVRQAADDPGMGW; encoded by the coding sequence ATGAGCGACTCCGGCCCACTCACGGCCCAGCGGGTCTCCGAACTCGTGGTGGCGAACCGAGCGATCAGAGCACCCTACTACAGTAAAGACCACGACGAGGGGGTTCGATTCACCGACCTGGATCGCGGCCTCCAGTGGGGTGCCGACGCCGTTCCAGCCTTGCTGGGTCTGTTCCGGGTCGAGGAAGACCCCCGGGACGACCACCCCGACGGCTGGGTCGGCTTCGCTCGCCACTGGCGCGGAGCGACGGTGCGACTGGACTTCGACCTGTTCGCTGGACCCGACGAGTCCGACCCGGTCCTGGTCGTGACCGCGATACGGGGCCGAGCGGGGGAGAACCCCATCGCGGACGATGAGTTCGGGGAGGTCGAACTGCCGGACCAGGTTCCGACGGAGGAGGAATGGGGGGAACGGGAGAAGCGGTACCAGGCGGCGCGGCGGAAGGACGATACCGACGGCTCGGTAGCGGTGCAAGCGTTCACCGCGGCGCTGCCGGGGTGGAAGCGAGAGGTCGCGGAGCAGTTCGACGAGATCATCCAGGACGAAGTGCCCCAGGTGCGCCGCGCCGTGAAGTACCACCAGCCGTTCTATGGCGTCGAGGACCAGGGGTGGTTCGCGTCGTTCAGCGCGTTCTCGAAGCACGTCAAACTCTCGTTCGTCTGCGACTCGTACCTCGACCCGAGGCCGCCCAGCGGGACGGGTCCGAACAGACAGGCGCTGGACGTGGAGGAGACGGACGCACTGGACGAGGAGCAGGTCGCTTCCTGGGTGCGACAAGCCGCCGACGACCCGGGAATGGGCTGGTGA
- a CDS encoding asparaginase has protein sequence MKVIVHGGAGSDPDDPAPRQATLNAAANAGAAEADVVDAVESAVRVLEDDVRFNAGTGGAVQSDGVIRTDAGLMTSGREAGAVASMPGVEAAVSVARAVMEETPHVLLNGVHAVDFAADIGVDVECDLWSEDTRERWDALDDHPEGTPLDHLEWIRDKFGTTDPGGREEDVSGDDKDHDTVGAVAYNGEKFASATSTGGRWLALAGRVGDVPQIGSGFYAAPAGAASATGAGEDIAKTTLTRRAVRHLENGLGAQAAAERAIEEFDEITGSSAGVIVFDSEGNAGEAFNSSAMQTSVARE, from the coding sequence ATGAAGGTCATCGTTCACGGCGGCGCTGGTAGCGACCCCGACGACCCGGCGCCGCGGCAGGCGACGCTGAATGCGGCGGCTAACGCCGGAGCGGCCGAAGCAGACGTGGTCGACGCCGTCGAATCCGCCGTCCGCGTGCTGGAGGATGACGTCCGGTTCAACGCCGGCACGGGCGGCGCGGTGCAGTCCGACGGCGTGATTCGGACCGACGCGGGCCTGATGACCAGCGGCAGAGAGGCCGGCGCGGTGGCGTCGATGCCGGGCGTCGAAGCGGCGGTGTCGGTGGCGCGCGCAGTGATGGAGGAGACGCCTCACGTGCTCCTGAACGGCGTCCACGCGGTCGACTTCGCGGCGGACATCGGCGTCGACGTGGAGTGCGACCTCTGGAGCGAGGACACCCGCGAGCGCTGGGACGCCCTCGACGACCACCCGGAGGGGACGCCACTGGACCACCTCGAGTGGATTCGCGACAAGTTCGGAACGACGGACCCGGGCGGGCGCGAGGAAGACGTTTCGGGCGACGACAAGGACCACGACACCGTCGGCGCGGTGGCCTACAACGGCGAGAAGTTCGCCTCGGCCACCTCCACGGGGGGACGCTGGCTCGCGCTCGCGGGCCGGGTCGGCGACGTCCCGCAGATCGGCTCCGGGTTCTACGCCGCGCCGGCGGGCGCCGCGTCCGCCACCGGCGCCGGCGAGGACATCGCGAAGACCACACTCACGCGGCGCGCGGTCCGGCACCTCGAGAACGGGCTGGGCGCCCAGGCGGCCGCCGAGCGCGCCATCGAGGAGTTCGACGAGATTACAGGCTCGTCGGCCGGCGTCATCGTATTCGACAGCGAGGGGAACGCGGGGGAGGCGTTCAACTCGTCGGCGATGCAAACGAGTGTGGCCAGGGAGTAG
- a CDS encoding cell division protein: protein MKLAVIGFGNAGSKIADRIVEYEAETGRSLCRFTAVVNTASIDLKKISYIPKDHRVLIGQTDERSKGHGAGADPELGADLTRHDKPELARFLDDVPLHDVDAFLVIGGLGGGTGSGGGPVLAEILRERYEEPVYGLGILPSRDEGGRASLNAARSVQSYTEATDGLMVFDNNAWKEGSDTVEDGYERTNFEIAKRVVRLLAAGEYDGSTVSENAMDSSDINRTLAVGGVSTIAYAEADLDDSTRRQQGLLSRVRSGGGESEDANSATKVHGLVRRAVQSRLTCPAEVASAERALVVVSGPPSELSQKGLVRARQWLETEIDSVEVLAGDDPRQAAEDLSATVLLSNVTEVPRIDRLQEQAVDAQSNIEQQASGREEQITNLVTDADDKLDPI, encoded by the coding sequence ATGAAGTTGGCAGTAATCGGGTTCGGGAACGCGGGAAGCAAGATTGCGGATCGAATCGTCGAGTACGAGGCCGAGACGGGGCGGTCTCTCTGCCGGTTCACGGCCGTGGTCAACACGGCGAGCATCGACCTGAAGAAGATCTCCTACATTCCGAAGGACCACCGCGTGCTCATCGGCCAGACCGACGAGCGCTCGAAGGGGCACGGCGCGGGCGCCGACCCCGAACTGGGGGCGGATCTCACCCGGCACGACAAACCCGAGCTCGCGCGGTTCCTCGACGACGTGCCGCTGCACGACGTCGACGCGTTCCTCGTCATCGGGGGCCTCGGGGGCGGCACGGGGAGCGGCGGGGGTCCGGTGCTCGCAGAGATTCTCCGGGAGCGCTACGAGGAACCGGTGTACGGCCTCGGCATCCTCCCGAGCCGCGACGAGGGGGGTCGGGCGTCGCTGAACGCCGCGCGCTCCGTCCAGTCGTACACCGAGGCGACGGACGGCCTGATGGTCTTCGACAACAACGCCTGGAAGGAGGGGAGTGACACCGTCGAGGACGGCTACGAGCGCACGAACTTCGAGATTGCCAAGCGCGTCGTGCGCCTGCTCGCCGCCGGCGAGTACGACGGCTCGACGGTGTCGGAGAACGCGATGGACTCCAGCGACATCAACCGGACGCTGGCCGTCGGCGGCGTGAGCACCATCGCGTACGCGGAAGCCGACCTGGACGACTCGACCCGCCGCCAGCAGGGGCTGTTGAGCCGCGTCCGCTCGGGCGGCGGTGAGAGCGAGGACGCCAACTCGGCGACGAAAGTCCACGGGCTCGTGCGGCGGGCGGTCCAGTCGCGGCTCACCTGCCCGGCGGAGGTGGCGTCCGCGGAACGAGCGCTCGTCGTCGTCTCCGGCCCGCCGAGCGAGCTCTCCCAGAAGGGGCTCGTGCGCGCCCGGCAGTGGCTCGAGACCGAGATAGACAGCGTCGAGGTGCTCGCGGGCGACGACCCGCGGCAGGCCGCCGAAGACCTCTCGGCGACCGTGTTGCTGTCGAACGTGACGGAGGTCCCCCGCATCGACCGTCTCCAGGAGCAGGCCGTCGACGCCCAGTCCAACATCGAGCAGCAGGCCAGCGGTCGCGAGGAGCAGATCACGAACCTCGTGACGGACGCCGACGACAAGCTCGACCCGATATGA